One stretch of Muribaculum intestinale DNA includes these proteins:
- a CDS encoding SusD/RagB family nutrient-binding outer membrane lipoprotein, whose amino-acid sequence MKQNSLYNIIAGGVLALSATACTGAYEDINRNPFEPDDLTADDYALSSSMYNICNTVMSNDVNQYQFVESLMGCTLGGYFADGNGNFTASFSRYNPANGWSRVFMEANQNSIIPTLYTNISMIEGYCETSGNPVPAAIAKVVKVAAMSRVTDCYGPIPYSKIGYDGNILTPYDSQQDVYYKFFEELGEAIEELNQNRGAQLNPLIDDVYRGDVTKWIRFANSLKLRLALRISYADPAKAKQMAEEAVNPANGGVIETVDANATYKHYSNGGNPTYMSTVNYGNDSRPSADLICYMNGYNDPRRAEYFTTSGWTNADGSYMTDPAGNPLEYVGVRRGWETYERDGWALKMSQIGVSSSDPTIWMTASEVAFLRAEGAAVFNWNMGGTAESFYNNGIALSFEQYGVSGAEDYMADATSVPATYYDPSSANPWSGSLPRVTVKWDESASAEQKQERIIIQKWIANWTLGNEAWADLRRTGYPSLIPVAANLSGGVVDSAKGPQRMPYPQEEYTNNSTNVRNAVNTLLGGPDNMATKLWWAAKPNI is encoded by the coding sequence ATGAAACAAAACTCATTATATAACATCATCGCAGGAGGTGTGCTCGCCCTGTCCGCAACCGCCTGTACCGGTGCATACGAGGATATAAACCGCAATCCCTTTGAGCCCGACGATCTCACTGCCGACGATTACGCGCTCTCCTCCTCGATGTACAACATCTGCAACACCGTGATGTCAAACGACGTAAACCAGTACCAGTTTGTCGAGAGCCTCATGGGTTGCACACTCGGAGGATACTTCGCCGACGGCAACGGAAACTTCACCGCCTCATTCTCACGCTACAATCCAGCCAATGGCTGGAGCCGAGTGTTCATGGAGGCAAACCAGAACTCAATCATCCCCACACTATACACCAACATTTCGATGATTGAAGGATACTGCGAGACATCGGGCAACCCCGTGCCCGCAGCCATCGCCAAAGTGGTGAAAGTAGCCGCCATGAGCCGTGTCACCGACTGCTACGGTCCGATTCCCTACAGCAAGATTGGCTACGACGGCAACATCCTCACCCCCTACGACTCCCAGCAGGACGTGTACTACAAATTTTTCGAGGAACTCGGCGAGGCAATCGAGGAGCTCAACCAGAACCGCGGCGCCCAGCTCAATCCGCTGATTGACGACGTATACCGCGGCGACGTCACCAAATGGATACGCTTCGCCAACTCGCTTAAACTGCGTCTTGCCCTGCGTATATCCTATGCCGACCCCGCAAAAGCCAAGCAGATGGCTGAAGAGGCCGTAAATCCGGCCAACGGCGGTGTAATCGAGACAGTCGACGCCAACGCCACTTACAAACACTACTCCAACGGCGGCAATCCCACTTACATGTCGACCGTGAACTACGGCAATGACTCGCGCCCCTCGGCCGACCTCATCTGCTACATGAACGGATACAACGACCCCCGTCGTGCCGAATACTTCACCACTTCGGGCTGGACCAACGCCGACGGCTCATACATGACCGACCCGGCCGGCAACCCCCTCGAATATGTAGGTGTGCGCCGCGGATGGGAGACATATGAGCGCGACGGATGGGCTCTGAAGATGTCGCAGATCGGTGTATCATCCTCCGACCCCACAATCTGGATGACAGCCAGCGAGGTAGCATTCCTCCGCGCTGAAGGCGCTGCCGTGTTCAACTGGAACATGGGCGGCACTGCCGAGAGCTTCTACAACAACGGTATCGCGCTATCGTTTGAGCAGTATGGCGTAAGCGGAGCCGAGGATTACATGGCCGACGCCACATCGGTACCCGCCACCTACTACGACCCCTCTTCGGCCAATCCATGGTCGGGCTCTCTCCCCAGAGTCACCGTAAAATGGGATGAATCGGCATCCGCAGAACAGAAGCAGGAGCGCATCATAATCCAGAAGTGGATTGCCAACTGGACTCTCGGCAACGAAGCCTGGGCCGACCTGCGCCGCACAGGATATCCGAGCCTGATTCCCGTTGCCGCCAACCTCTCAGGTGGTGTGGTCGACTCGGCCAAAGGCCCTCAGCGCATGCCATACCCCCAGGAAGAATACACCAACAACAGCACCAACGTACGCAATGCTGTAAACACACTCCTCGGAGGTCCCGACAACATGGCTACAAAGCTCTGGTGGGCGGCCAAGCCTAACATCTAA
- a CDS encoding glycoside hydrolase family 18 — MNKNFKYLYSALLGLALGVSMTACDDWTEPESIDLNYGTIDQADPEAYAKYLADLREYRGRDHKKVYAWFDNVAEFGSQGHRITALPDSIDVIVLTNPGAVTDKLVGEMNQVRNDKGMQISYCIDFNEIKKDWTLKCEELAARRLEFIAQNGEDAEIPAELTDPTFNDFMTQAWMEQLSYFNAVGFDGIMAAFDGKATQHLTPAELAEYNSQAKLFLGILNDWHQRNPSVPVDYLGKPQNIASHPILNDFRTVFLSEGLSATNARMFDIIYAEASGTVADSKLGIPAYIHAVNTSDDPKTGIFSDGTYAIDGLSAWTAANNVGAVGIFNTANDYFISAGHYTTVRNLIQTVNPCAK, encoded by the coding sequence ATGAACAAAAACTTCAAATACCTGTATTCAGCCCTCCTGGGACTCGCACTCGGTGTATCCATGACCGCATGCGACGACTGGACAGAGCCTGAAAGCATCGACCTCAACTACGGGACTATCGACCAGGCCGACCCCGAAGCCTATGCCAAATACCTGGCCGACCTGCGCGAATACCGCGGTCGCGATCACAAGAAAGTATATGCATGGTTTGACAATGTGGCCGAATTCGGCTCGCAGGGCCATCGCATAACAGCACTTCCCGACTCAATCGACGTAATCGTGCTCACCAATCCCGGAGCAGTCACCGACAAACTTGTCGGCGAGATGAATCAGGTGCGCAACGACAAAGGGATGCAGATATCCTACTGTATCGACTTCAACGAAATCAAGAAAGACTGGACTCTCAAGTGTGAGGAACTTGCGGCACGCCGCCTCGAATTCATCGCCCAGAACGGAGAGGACGCCGAGATTCCCGCCGAACTCACCGACCCGACCTTCAACGATTTCATGACTCAAGCATGGATGGAACAGCTGTCATACTTCAATGCCGTAGGTTTCGACGGCATCATGGCAGCATTCGACGGCAAGGCCACTCAGCACCTTACCCCTGCGGAACTCGCCGAATACAACAGCCAGGCCAAACTCTTCCTTGGCATTCTCAACGACTGGCACCAACGCAATCCTTCGGTTCCTGTCGACTACCTCGGCAAGCCCCAGAATATCGCGTCACATCCGATACTCAACGACTTCCGTACAGTATTCCTATCCGAGGGTCTCTCGGCCACGAATGCACGTATGTTCGACATCATCTATGCCGAGGCCAGCGGAACCGTAGCCGACAGCAAACTCGGCATACCGGCTTACATACATGCTGTAAACACAAGCGACGATCCCAAGACCGGAATCTTCTCTGACGGCACATATGCCATCGACGGTCTTTCGGCTTGGACTGCCGCCAATAATGTAGGAGCTGTTGGCATTTTCAATACCGCCAACGACTACTTCATCTCCGCAGGCCA